In Anolis carolinensis isolate JA03-04 unplaced genomic scaffold, rAnoCar3.1.pri scaffold_14, whole genome shotgun sequence, the following proteins share a genomic window:
- the mef2d gene encoding LOW QUALITY PROTEIN: myocyte-specific enhancer factor 2D (The sequence of the model RefSeq protein was modified relative to this genomic sequence to represent the inferred CDS: deleted 3 bases in 2 codons) → MGRKKIQIQRITDERNRQVTFTKRKFGLMKKAYELSVLCDCEIALIIFNHSNKLFQYASTDMDKVLLKYTEYNEPHESRTNADIIETLRKKGFNGCDSPEPDGEDSIDQSPLLEDKYRKASEDLDLLFKRYGSAVPAPNFAMPVSVPVSQFSSPSGGALVTQSLVTSSLTDPRLLSPQQPQQHTQSLQRNTVSPGLPQRPASAGAMLGGDLGNTNGACPSPVGNGYLSARASPGLLPPVSNGSNHHHGNVLGAKVIPAKSPPPPSSAGPALPPDGRGRGGRKAEEHLRIVITSQAGNGGGKGLVQHLTEDHLDLQNHQPQQQPQPRLGPSLSQGPPHPMATHPPVVSVAPPSLLTQGLPFSAMASAYSSDYQLTSADLSSLPAFGSPAGLSLGSISAWQQQQQQQQQQQQQQQHLVPVSLSSLIQGVHLATSSSSTSSSLTVNTNPGSLSGISIKSEPVSPNRDRSGSGPIAPPPFALGPAPSGRSPASEERDDPATTPFGLLRPAPSDAGEDNPAVKRLRLDTWVT, encoded by the exons ATGGGAAGGAAAAAGATCCAGATCCAGCGGATTACGGACGAGAGGAACCGGCAG GTGACGTTCACCAAGCGCAAGTTTGGCCTGATGAAGAAGGCGTACGAGCTGAGCGTGCTGTGCGACTGCGAGATTGCGCTCATCATCTTCAACCACTCGAACAAGCTCTTCCAATACGCCTCCACCGACATGGACAAGGTCCTGCTCAAGTACACCGAGTACAACGAGCCCCACGAGAGCCGCACCAACGCCGACATCATCGAG ACGCTGCGCAAGAAGGGCTTCAACGGGTGCGACTCCCCGGAGCCGGACGGGGAGGACTCCATTGACCAGAGCCCGCTCCTCGAGGACAAGTACCGCAAGGCCAGCGAGGACCTCGACCTCCTCTTCAAGAGATACGGG TCCGCGGTGCCGGCCCCGAACTTTGCCATGCCGGTGTCTGTCCCGGTGAGCCAGTTCAGCAGCCCCTCCGGAGGGGCCCTGGTCACTCAGTCACTGGTCACTTCCTCGCTGACTGACCCACGGCTGCTTTCGCCACAACAGCCGCAGCAGCACACACAGTCCCTGCAGCGCAacactgtctcccccggactgccCCAGAGGCCGGCCAGTGCAG GTGCCATGCTGGGAGGAGACCTCGGCAACACCAACGGCGCTTGCCCCAGCCCTGTtg GGAACGGCTACCTGAGCGCCAGGGCCTCCCCGGGGCTCCTC CCCCCTGTCTCCAACGGCAGCAACCATCACCACGGCAACGTCCTGGGGGCAAAGGTCATCCCGGCCAAGTCCCCGCCCCCT CCCTCCTCCGCAGGCCCCGCCCTCCCCCCAGATGGGCGGGGCCGGGGCGGGAGGAAGGCCGAGGAGCACCTCCGCATCGTCATCACCTCGCAGGCCGGCAACGGAGGCGGGAAGGGCCTCGTCCAGCACCTG ACAGAGGACCACTTGGACCTG CAGAACCACCAGCCTCAGCAGCAGCCTCAGCCTCGCCTGGGCCCCTCCCTCTCGCAGGGGCCACCTCACCCCATGGCCACTCACCCTCCGGTGGTGTCGgtggcccctccctccctcctgacccagGGCTTGCCCTTCTCCGCCATGGCGTCCGCCTACAGCTCAG ACTACCAGCTGACCAGTGCGGACCTCTCCTCCTTGCCGGCCTTTGGCTCTCCGGCTGGCCTCTCTTTGGGAAGCATCTCTGcctggcaacaacaacaacagcagcagcaacaacaacagcagcagcagcagcatctggTCCCTGTATCCCTAAGCAGCTTGAT ACAGGGGGTGCACCTGGCCACTTCCTCTTCCTCGACTTCCTCTTCCTTGACGGTCAACACGAACCCCGGGAGCCTCAGCGGGATCAGCATCAAGTCGGAGCCGGTCTCCCCCAATCGGGACCGAAGCGGGAGCGGCCCCATAGCCCCGCCCCCTTTCGCCctgggccccgccccctccggccGCTCCCCTGCCAGCGAGGAGCGGGATGACCCCGCCACGACCCCCTTTGGCCTCCTAAGGCCCGCCCCCTCCGATGCCGGGGAGGACAACCCTGCGGTCAAGCGGCTGCGGCTGGACACTTGGGTCACATAG